The sequence CGCTGCCTCCACGCAGACCGTTGGGCAATGGTCCCTACGACACGATGAGAAATTGAACGAGGCCCGCGAGGAGCCCCGCCCCGAGGGCCGCCGCCCCAAACACGGCCGGGGCCCCGCCCCACTGCAGCAGTCCGCCCATCAGCAGCGGCCCAATCGTTTCGCCGATGCGGAGCGCGGTGCTGTTGAGGGCCAGCGTAACCGCCCGCGACTCGGCGGGCGCCGCGTCTACGAGCAGGTTTTGCAGTGCGGGCTGGTTGATGCCCTGCCCTACCCCAAACAACACCGCACCGCTCACCACGCCCGCCCACCCAGCGGCGGTGGCCAGTAGCGCAAACGCCAGCGCGTTGCAGCCAAGCGCCGCCACAAGCCAACGCGCCAGCGCACCGTGCGCTTGCAAGCGGCCAAGCTGCGTGGCCATCGCCGCACTGGCCACCGACGTGAGCGCGAGCACGCCCCCGCTAAGGACCGATGAGGCCGCCAGGTGCCGGCTCATCAACACCGGCAGGTATGTGAGGTACGCCCCAAACAGCAGCGTAAACACGCCTGCGCTCACAATCAGCACGTGGAGCACGCGCGGCCGGGCGAGGCCCTCGCGCACCACGCGCCCGTAAGTTTGCAACGTTTTGTGCTGCGTGGGCGGGTGCGGATCGAGTCCCCACGCGACGCCCGCTGCCACGGGCAGGGCCAGCACGGGAAGCGCAAAC comes from Salisaeta longa DSM 21114 and encodes:
- a CDS encoding MFS transporter, whose translation is MKSAAALLRDRRLLLLFAVTTVAVGNVSSITPAFPAMMQALGISEVVAGWLVTAYALPGIASAPLVGVWADRWGRKRALVAALVVFAVAGSACAVARSFPLLVALRAVQGAAAAPLVALSITIIGDRYDGARRTTAIGYNATALSISTAAYPALGGALAALAWYLPFALPVLALPVAAGVAWGLDPHPPTQHKTLQTYGRVVREGLARPRVLHVLIVSAGVFTLLFGAYLTYLPVLMSRHLAASSVLSGGVLALTSVASAAMATQLGRLQAHGALARWLVAALGCNALAFALLATAAGWAGVVSGAVLFGVGQGINQPALQNLLVDAAPAESRAVTLALNSTALRIGETIGPLLMGGLLQWGGAPAVFGAAALGAGLLAGLVQFLIVS